Proteins co-encoded in one Stomoxys calcitrans chromosome 5, idStoCalc2.1, whole genome shotgun sequence genomic window:
- the LOC106084078 gene encoding polyadenylate-binding protein-interacting protein 1, with amino-acid sequence MDMTPGRAIYIPDEELKPLRTPKTYRPTETQAATNANAPKSLSANATEFVPRFNVLSHNNVQERLQRHQRQFIQDNYQQYQQPQQQQQQQQQQQQYNQSYANGYSGGHQQQQLTHQINSMNIQDRLRRTNNGAGSGNSSSSSSGNNSTFFPQTNQSYHRNNKHHHNNHHNNQQQRYNNHHYSQQHQFHNNQHHHHHHHQNQSHNHHQHHHHNQQHSNQTASAVAAGGSNVDPATDVQNIALDYLQTVIQCLNQNPGQFDTIATRFITIFDGMENNHYVLSIAMEDIFDESIKNPNFRYMGARLYNLLHMLNPSKDSLFHTFLKCKLDFHQEEMRNYIQNNQQGKVRETALFLAELYMQLRGDDSRIYLIAENIVYSLKQLLEHVVPENVRCICLTLKLAGYDLSQDCTEDMKYIIGRLEAINSENPGKYPLASNVISLQKNNWGRKTSGSDSLGEGESSKPPEPLRISDDPVFYGPDGREITAEECEFLTNGANQDAAAAGGGNGSSDNDDDNDLDELDPEMDEETERDYKLFLKQANNS; translated from the coding sequence ATGGATATGACACCAGGACGTGCCATATACATTCCCGATGAGGAATTAAAACCATTGCGGACACCCAAAACATATCGACCCACAGAGACACAAGCTGCGACCAATGCAAATGCTCCGAAAAGTCTGTCGGCCAATGCGACAGAGTTTGTGCCACGGTTTAATGTTTTGAGTCACAATAATGTCCAAGAGCGATTGCAAAGGCATCAAAGGCAATTTATACAAGACAACTATCAACAATATCaacagccacaacaacaacaacaacagcagcagcagcaacaacaatataaTCAATCCTATGCCAATGGCTATAGTGGAggacatcagcagcagcaattGACTCATcaaataaattctatgaatatcCAGGATCGTTTGCGCCGCACCAACAATGGGGCTGGCAGTGGCAACAGCAGCTCCAGTAGCAGCGGCAATAACAGCACATTTTTTCCCCAAACGAATCAGTCGTACCATCGCAACAACAAACACCATCACAacaaccaccataacaatcaGCAACAGCGTTACAACAACCATCACTATTCGCAGCAACATCAATTCCACAAtaaccaacaccaccaccatcatcatcatcaaaatcAGTCCCACAACCATcatcaacaccaccaccacaatcAGCAACACTCGAATCAAACCGCCTCGGCGGTGGCTGCTGGCGGCAGTAATGTCGATCCGGCCACTGATGTCCAGAACATTGCTTTGGATTATTTGCAAACTGTGATTCAATGTCTCAACCAAAATCCTGGCCAGTTCGATACCATTGCCACACGCTTCATAACCATATTCGATGGCATGGAGAACAATCATTATGTGCTGTCCATAGCCATGGAGGATATATTCGATGAATCCATCAAGAATCCCAACTTCCGTTACATGGGGGCCCGTTTGTATAATCTCTTGCACATGTTGAATCCCTCGAAGGATTCGCTATTCCACACTTTCCTCAAGTGTAAATTGGACTTCCATCAGGAGGAGATGCGTAACTACATACAGAACAACCAACAGGGCAAGGTGAGGGAGACGGCGCTATTTCTGGCCGAACTCTATATGCAGTTGAGGGGCGATGATTCGCGCATTTATTTAATAGCCGAGAACATAGTGTATTCCTTGAAACAGTTGCTGGAGCATGTGGTGCCCGAGAATGTGCGTTGCATTTGTTTGACTTTGAAACTGGCCGGCTATGATCTTTCGCAGGATTGTACCGAAGACATGAAGTACATCATTGGTCGTTTGGAGGCCATCAACAGTGAAAATCCGGGTAAATATCCTTTGGCCAGCAATGTTATCTCCTTGCAAAAGAACAATTGGGGCCGCAAGACCTCCGGCTCGGACAGTTTGGGCGAAGGCGAATCCTCCAAGCCACCAGAGCCCTTGCGCATCAGTGATGATCCCGTGTTCTATGGACCCGATGGCCGAGAAATAACCGCCGAAGAGTGTGAGTTTCTAACCAATGGCGCTAATCAAGACGCAGCCGCTGCCGGTGGTGGTAATGGTTCGAGCGATAACGACGACGACAATGACTTGGACGAATTGGATCCCGAAATGGATGAGGAGACTGAAAGAGATTATAAACTATTTCTTAAGCAAGCCAACAATTCATAG